The Sporocytophaga myxococcoides genome includes a window with the following:
- a CDS encoding aspartate aminotransferase family protein, producing the protein MKLFDVYPLLNVEPVKAQGIKLWDKQGTEYLDLYGGHAVISIGHTHPHYVKKITEQLNNIAFYSNSVVISVQSELAEKLGKLSGYDNYDLFLVNSGAEANENALKLASFHTGRKKIISFSKSFHGRTSLAVAATDGSSMQAPVNKTENIQFLPFNDIEAFEKNMNEDVAAVIIEGIQGVGGVQIPSTPFLKKIEELCKKFKSVLILDEVQSGYGRSGKFFAHQYSGVKADLITVAKGMGNGFPIAGVLISPEFKAVHGMLGTTFGGNHLACAAGIAVLDVIKDENLLSNSENIGNYLMTELKKISGVKEIRGLGLMIGVELEIPCAAVRNSLLDDHKIFTGSSSDKNTMRILPALNITKEEADLFLKAFKSVMSKMLVK; encoded by the coding sequence ATGAAACTATTCGACGTCTATCCTCTCCTTAATGTGGAGCCTGTAAAAGCTCAGGGAATTAAGCTTTGGGACAAACAAGGAACTGAATACCTGGACCTTTATGGTGGCCATGCCGTTATCTCCATCGGACATACACATCCGCATTATGTAAAAAAGATTACCGAACAGCTGAATAACATTGCCTTTTATTCCAACTCTGTTGTTATTTCTGTGCAAAGCGAATTGGCAGAAAAACTCGGTAAGCTTTCCGGATACGACAATTATGATCTTTTCCTTGTAAATTCAGGAGCAGAAGCCAATGAAAATGCATTGAAACTTGCTTCTTTCCACACAGGAAGAAAAAAAATCATCAGCTTCAGTAAAAGCTTCCATGGCAGAACTTCTCTTGCAGTTGCTGCTACTGATGGTAGCTCTATGCAGGCACCTGTAAACAAAACTGAAAACATTCAATTCCTTCCTTTCAATGACATCGAAGCATTTGAAAAGAACATGAATGAAGATGTGGCAGCTGTTATCATTGAAGGTATTCAGGGTGTCGGAGGCGTTCAGATTCCAAGTACTCCTTTCCTTAAAAAGATAGAAGAGCTTTGCAAAAAATTTAAATCTGTTCTTATACTTGACGAAGTGCAATCGGGATACGGAAGAAGCGGTAAGTTCTTTGCACACCAATATTCTGGAGTAAAAGCCGACCTTATCACCGTTGCGAAGGGTATGGGTAACGGGTTCCCTATCGCCGGAGTATTGATTAGCCCTGAATTCAAAGCTGTACACGGAATGCTTGGTACTACTTTCGGAGGGAACCACCTTGCATGTGCTGCTGGTATAGCAGTTCTTGATGTGATTAAAGATGAAAACCTTCTTTCAAATTCAGAAAACATAGGCAACTACCTTATGACTGAATTGAAAAAGATATCAGGTGTAAAAGAAATAAGAGGCCTTGGATTAATGATTGGTGTTGAACTTGAAATTCCATGTGCCGCGGTGAGAAATTCACTTCTTGACGATCATAAAATATTCACTGGATCTTCTTCTGACAAAAATACGATGAGAATACTTCCTGCTTTAAATATCACTAAAGAAGAAGCAGACTTATTCTTGAAAGCTTTCAAATCTGTAATGTCTAAAATGCTTGTAAAATAA
- a CDS encoding N-acetylornithine carbamoyltransferase, translated as MRNFTSVHDVDDVTALVNLALELKQDPLKYANIGRNKTLGLIFFNPSLRTRLSTQKAAHNLTLRVMDMNVGQDSWNLEIRDNVVMDGDTSEHIKEAAAVIGQYCDIIGIRSFPSLNDKDTDYKEEVIQKFITYSGVPVVSLESATRHPLQSLADLITINELKKTARPKVVLTWAAHPKALPQAVPNSFAEWMNHPDANVDLVITHPEGYELDPKFTQGAKITYNQNEALEGADFVYAKNWSSYKYYGNIISKDKSWMISPEKMKLTNQAKFMHCLPVRRNVIVSDAVIDSPDSVVIQQAGNRVWSAQAVLKKILEDNF; from the coding sequence ATGAGAAATTTTACCTCTGTTCATGATGTAGATGATGTAACAGCTCTTGTAAACCTTGCACTTGAGCTTAAGCAAGATCCATTAAAATATGCTAATATCGGGCGCAACAAAACTCTTGGTCTGATATTCTTCAATCCAAGCCTGAGAACGCGTTTGAGCACCCAGAAGGCTGCTCATAACCTTACTTTAAGGGTAATGGACATGAACGTTGGGCAGGATAGCTGGAATCTTGAGATCAGGGATAATGTAGTAATGGACGGAGACACAAGCGAACATATTAAAGAAGCTGCTGCCGTAATTGGTCAGTATTGCGACATTATTGGTATCAGATCATTCCCAAGTCTTAACGACAAGGATACAGATTATAAAGAAGAAGTTATACAGAAATTTATAACCTATTCGGGAGTACCCGTAGTAAGTCTTGAATCTGCAACACGTCACCCACTACAGTCTCTTGCCGATTTAATCACGATCAATGAATTAAAGAAAACAGCAAGGCCTAAAGTAGTGCTTACCTGGGCGGCACACCCTAAGGCACTTCCACAGGCTGTACCCAATTCATTCGCAGAGTGGATGAATCACCCGGATGCAAATGTAGACCTGGTAATCACACATCCCGAGGGGTATGAGCTTGATCCAAAATTTACACAAGGAGCTAAGATTACATACAATCAGAACGAAGCCCTTGAAGGAGCAGATTTTGTGTATGCTAAAAACTGGTCATCCTATAAATACTACGGCAACATTATCTCCAAAGATAAAAGCTGGATGATTAGTCCTGAGAAAATGAAACTTACCAATCAGGCTAAGTTCATGCACTGTCTGCCGGTGAGAAGAAACGTTATTGTTTCTGATGCAGTAATAGACAGCCCTGACTCCGTAGTTATTCAGCAAGCTGGAAACAGAGTTTGGTCTGCACAAGCTGTATTAAAGAAAATATTAGAGGACAATTTCTAA
- a CDS encoding GNAT family N-acetyltransferase produces MADFIVTIAGEKHKVLAEAICKEMEESAKARGTGIAKRNPEYIKKKMEEGKAVIATTKDGKFAGFCYIETWSHNKYVANSGLIVSPEFRKEGLATKIKEKAFELSRKKYPEAKLFGLTTSAAVMKINSELGYRPVTFSELTDDETFWKGCQSCVNFQILESKNYKNCLCTGMLYDPEEKNKKKWDFVKKSKLYERFQRLKNHKLLKALKMSAKVLTLFSPARATN; encoded by the coding sequence ATGGCTGATTTTATTGTAACTATTGCTGGGGAAAAACACAAAGTTCTTGCAGAGGCAATCTGTAAAGAAATGGAAGAAAGTGCCAAGGCACGTGGTACCGGTATAGCTAAAAGAAATCCTGAATACATAAAGAAAAAAATGGAAGAAGGCAAAGCCGTCATTGCCACCACTAAGGATGGCAAATTTGCTGGCTTTTGCTATATAGAAACCTGGTCGCACAATAAATATGTTGCCAATTCAGGATTGATTGTATCTCCGGAATTCAGGAAAGAAGGCCTTGCCACCAAGATCAAAGAGAAGGCATTTGAACTGTCCAGAAAAAAATATCCCGAAGCAAAGCTTTTCGGCCTTACAACCAGCGCTGCTGTCATGAAAATTAACTCTGAATTAGGTTATCGCCCGGTTACATTTTCTGAGCTTACAGATGACGAAACCTTCTGGAAAGGCTGTCAAAGCTGCGTAAACTTTCAGATATTGGAAAGCAAGAACTACAAAAACTGTCTGTGCACAGGAATGCTTTACGATCCGGAAGAAAAGAATAAGAAAAAATGGGATTTTGTAAAAAAATCCAAACTCTACGAGCGTTTTCAAAGACTGAAAAATCATAAGCTTCTCAAAGCTTTAAAGATGTCGGCAAAAGTATTGACTCTTTTTTCTCCAGCAAGGGCGACAAATTAA
- the argC gene encoding N-acetyl-gamma-glutamyl-phosphate reductase produces MKKIKVGIVGGAGYTGGELLRILVFHPSVEIAFVHSNSNAGNPISQVHTDLLGVTDLKFSSTLSDAIDVLFLCVGHGDASKFLAGNKIASTIKIIDLSQDFRLAKDGNDFIYGLPELQRDQIKQGHHIANPGCFATCIQLGLLPLASKGLIHDEVHISAITGSTGAGQSLSSTSHFSWRNNNMSIYKAFNHQHLKEIKQSLRILQPGMDKAINFIPFRGDFTRGIFATLHVKSTLTQEEAYALYENYYASHPFTHISRVNPDLKQVVNTNNTIIYIEKHDNYLLIVSMIDNLLKGASGQAVQNMNLLFGLEETEGLRLKAANF; encoded by the coding sequence ATGAAAAAGATTAAAGTAGGAATTGTCGGTGGTGCCGGATACACAGGTGGCGAACTTTTAAGAATCCTTGTTTTCCATCCTTCTGTTGAAATTGCCTTTGTACACAGCAACAGCAATGCTGGTAATCCAATCTCTCAGGTTCATACTGACCTTCTTGGTGTTACTGATCTGAAATTTTCTTCAACATTGTCTGATGCTATTGATGTTTTATTTCTTTGCGTGGGTCATGGAGATGCGTCCAAATTCCTTGCAGGAAACAAGATTGCATCAACTATAAAAATAATCGACCTTAGTCAGGACTTCCGTCTTGCAAAAGATGGTAACGACTTTATTTACGGCTTGCCCGAGTTACAGAGAGATCAGATTAAGCAAGGACATCATATTGCCAACCCTGGCTGTTTTGCTACCTGTATCCAGCTTGGTCTTCTTCCTCTTGCTTCTAAAGGTTTAATTCACGATGAAGTTCATATCTCTGCAATAACCGGATCTACAGGAGCAGGCCAGAGCCTGTCTTCAACTTCTCACTTTAGCTGGAGAAACAACAACATGTCTATATACAAGGCATTCAATCACCAGCATTTAAAAGAAATTAAACAAAGCTTAAGAATATTACAGCCAGGAATGGATAAAGCAATTAACTTTATTCCTTTCCGTGGTGATTTTACAAGAGGAATATTTGCAACACTTCATGTGAAGTCTACTTTGACTCAAGAAGAAGCCTATGCTCTTTATGAAAATTATTATGCTTCGCATCCATTTACTCACATTAGCAGAGTAAATCCCGATCTGAAGCAGGTAGTAAACACAAACAATACAATCATCTATATAGAAAAGCATGACAACTATCTGTTGATCGTGAGCATGATTGACAATCTTCTGAAGGGGGCTTCAGGACAAGCAGTTCAGAATATGAACCTGTTGTTTGGTCTGGAGGAAACGGAAGGACTTAGACTGAAAGCAGCAAACTTTTAG
- the argG gene encoding argininosuccinate synthase, translated as MSKKVVLAFSGGLDTSYCVKYLSEEKGLEIHSAIVNTGGFTKEELKEIEAKAYKLGVKTHVTLDVVDKFYKDCVKYLIFGNILKNNTYPLSVSAERVFQATAIADYCKQLNADFVAHGSTGAGNDQVRFDMIFNILIPNVGIITPIRDMKLSREEEIEYLKSKGVVSDWTKAAYSINKGIWGTSVGGKETLTSGQYLPETAFPTQVTKTTPEEVELTFEKGELVGINGQKLSPVEAILKLNDIAAPFGIGRDIHVGDTIIGIKGRVGFEAAAPMVIIKAHHTLEKHTLTKWQTYWKDQLSGWYGNFVHEGQFLEPVMRNIEQFLDDSQKFVSGKVKVYIAPYRFHVIGIESSHDLMSSKFGSYGEMNNAWSGEDVKGFSKIFGNQTMIFHKVNN; from the coding sequence ATGAGTAAGAAAGTAGTACTGGCTTTTAGCGGAGGGCTCGATACCTCCTATTGTGTAAAATATCTTTCAGAAGAGAAAGGTCTTGAGATTCATTCCGCCATCGTCAATACAGGTGGTTTCACTAAGGAAGAGCTTAAAGAAATAGAAGCAAAAGCTTACAAACTGGGAGTAAAAACCCACGTAACCCTTGATGTGGTTGACAAATTTTACAAAGATTGTGTTAAGTACCTCATATTCGGTAACATCCTAAAAAATAACACATACCCATTGTCTGTTAGTGCAGAACGCGTTTTTCAGGCAACTGCCATAGCTGATTACTGCAAGCAATTAAATGCTGACTTTGTAGCTCATGGTAGCACAGGAGCAGGAAATGATCAGGTACGCTTTGACATGATATTCAACATACTGATTCCGAATGTTGGAATTATCACGCCTATCAGAGACATGAAACTTTCAAGAGAGGAAGAAATCGAGTACCTAAAATCCAAAGGAGTTGTTTCCGACTGGACCAAAGCTGCTTACTCTATCAATAAAGGTATCTGGGGAACGAGTGTCGGAGGAAAAGAAACTCTTACTTCAGGTCAATATCTTCCTGAAACTGCTTTCCCTACTCAAGTTACAAAAACAACACCAGAAGAAGTTGAATTGACTTTTGAAAAAGGCGAACTTGTTGGCATTAACGGTCAAAAACTTTCTCCTGTAGAAGCTATCCTTAAATTGAATGATATCGCCGCTCCATTTGGAATAGGTAGGGATATTCATGTTGGCGATACCATCATTGGTATTAAAGGACGTGTTGGTTTCGAAGCTGCTGCACCGATGGTAATCATCAAAGCACACCACACGCTTGAGAAACACACTTTAACAAAATGGCAGACCTACTGGAAAGATCAACTTTCAGGATGGTATGGGAACTTTGTTCACGAAGGGCAGTTCCTTGAGCCTGTCATGAGAAACATAGAGCAATTCCTTGATGATTCTCAGAAATTTGTTTCAGGTAAAGTGAAAGTATACATTGCTCCATATAGATTCCATGTAATCGGGATTGAATCATCTCACGACCTTATGTCTTCTAAATTCGGAAGCTATGGGGAAATGAACAATGCATGGTCTGGTGAAGATGTGAAAGGTTTCTCTAAAATCTTTGGAAATCAGACAATGATTTTCCATAAGGTGAATAATTAA
- the argB gene encoding acetylglutamate kinase, giving the protein MEKLYIIKVGGNVIDDDKTLQKFLKDLSSLKTNKILVHGGGKVATEISKGLGIEAQMVDGRRITDTETLKIVTMVYGGLINKKVVSQLQSMNTNAIGLTGADANIMLASKRPVKNGIDYGFVGDVEKIEAAPLATLISSGLTPVIAPLTHDGKGNMLNTNADTVASTLAVALSKSFDVSLVYCFELKGVLQDINDKNSVISSIDTEKYGQLKQDGVIAKGMIPKMDNSFDAIKAGVKSVIICHADDIVSIVNQSEQAGTVLKA; this is encoded by the coding sequence ATGGAGAAACTATACATCATAAAAGTAGGTGGCAATGTCATTGACGACGACAAGACACTTCAGAAATTCCTTAAAGATCTTTCTTCCTTGAAGACAAATAAAATTCTTGTTCATGGAGGAGGAAAAGTAGCGACGGAGATAAGTAAGGGTCTTGGTATTGAAGCTCAAATGGTAGATGGCAGAAGAATTACAGACACTGAAACTTTGAAAATAGTCACTATGGTCTATGGAGGTCTGATCAACAAAAAGGTTGTCAGCCAGCTTCAGTCAATGAATACCAATGCTATTGGACTTACAGGTGCTGATGCAAACATCATGCTTGCAAGTAAGCGTCCTGTTAAAAACGGTATTGACTATGGCTTTGTCGGAGACGTTGAAAAAATTGAGGCTGCACCATTGGCAACTTTGATTTCTTCTGGCCTGACTCCGGTAATTGCTCCTCTTACTCATGATGGTAAAGGGAATATGCTGAACACCAATGCTGACACAGTTGCTTCTACACTTGCTGTTGCGCTTTCCAAGTCTTTTGATGTAAGTCTTGTTTATTGTTTTGAATTAAAAGGTGTCCTTCAGGATATCAATGATAAAAACTCTGTCATTTCGTCTATTGATACTGAGAAATATGGTCAATTAAAGCAGGATGGTGTTATTGCAAAAGGTATGATTCCTAAAATGGATAATTCCTTTGACGCAATTAAAGCTGGTGTTAAATCGGTGATCATATGCCATGCTGATGACATTGTATCTATAGTGAACCAGTCGGAACAGGCGGGAACGGTTTTGAAAGCGTAA
- a CDS encoding four helix bundle protein, with translation MQNFRNLKVWEKAHKHTLEVYNITSNFPKAEIYGLTIQIRRSVSSIVANIAEGCGKSSKKDFANYLQIALGSAHETEYFLLLSRDLNYISTTEHEVLNQNINEIKGMLIGLVKKVNI, from the coding sequence ATGCAAAACTTTAGAAATCTCAAAGTGTGGGAGAAAGCACATAAACACACTTTGGAAGTGTATAATATCACTTCTAATTTTCCCAAAGCGGAAATTTATGGCTTAACAATTCAAATAAGAAGATCTGTTTCTTCTATAGTAGCGAATATTGCGGAAGGATGCGGGAAAAGTTCAAAAAAGGACTTTGCCAATTACCTTCAGATTGCACTAGGCTCTGCTCATGAAACCGAATATTTCCTACTTTTATCTCGTGATCTTAACTACATTTCGACAACCGAACATGAAGTTTTAAATCAAAATATAAATGAGATAAAAGGAATGCTTATTGGGTTAGTGAAAAAAGTAAATATATAG